In Arsenicicoccus dermatophilus, a genomic segment contains:
- a CDS encoding A/G-specific adenine glycosylase, producing MSIVDPVLQWYAENRRDLPWRDESCSAWGVLVSEVMLQQTPVARVLPVWREWVDRWPTPASLALAPAGDAVRAWGRLGYPRRALRLHQCAAAIVEHHGGEVPATEAELVGLPGVGAYTAAAVACFAHGERTVVVDTNVRRVEARAVAGLALPAPSLSRAETELAASLVPEDPAVARVWNVAVMELGALVCTARTPRCGSCPIAGHCAWVLAGSPAYDGPPRKTQSWEGTDRQVRGAMMAILRAAADPVRLADLTPACPDDELRRMRCLDGLVADGLVEPVGRGRYQLPG from the coding sequence ATGAGCATCGTCGATCCCGTCCTGCAGTGGTATGCCGAGAACCGGCGCGACCTGCCCTGGCGCGACGAGAGCTGCTCCGCCTGGGGTGTCCTCGTCAGCGAGGTGATGCTCCAGCAGACGCCCGTCGCCCGGGTGCTGCCGGTATGGCGGGAGTGGGTCGACCGGTGGCCGACGCCCGCGTCCTTGGCCCTGGCGCCGGCAGGTGACGCGGTGCGCGCATGGGGTCGTCTCGGCTACCCCCGCCGGGCCCTGCGCCTGCACCAGTGTGCAGCCGCGATCGTGGAGCATCACGGCGGTGAGGTCCCGGCCACGGAGGCGGAGCTGGTGGGCCTTCCGGGCGTGGGGGCCTATACCGCGGCGGCGGTCGCCTGCTTCGCCCATGGTGAGCGGACGGTGGTGGTGGACACCAACGTCCGTCGGGTCGAGGCCCGGGCCGTCGCCGGTCTCGCACTGCCCGCCCCCTCGCTGTCGCGGGCCGAGACCGAGCTCGCCGCCTCCCTCGTCCCCGAGGACCCCGCGGTCGCGCGCGTCTGGAACGTCGCCGTCATGGAGCTCGGCGCGCTCGTCTGCACCGCCCGCACCCCACGCTGTGGCAGCTGCCCGATCGCCGGGCACTGCGCCTGGGTGCTCGCCGGGTCCCCTGCCTACGACGGGCCGCCGCGCAAGACCCAGTCCTGGGAAGGGACCGACCGCCAGGTCCGTGGCGCGATGATGGCGATCCTCCGGGCCGCGGCCGACCCGGTGCGCCTGGCGGACCTCACCCCGGCCTGCCCCGACGACGAGCTGCGGCGGATGCGATGCCTGGACGGACTCGTCGCCGACGGACTCGTCGAACCTGTCGGGAGAGGCCGCTACCAGCTGCCCGGCTGA
- the radA gene encoding DNA repair protein RadA: MASKTPKATYRCSECGWTTPKWVGRCGECQTWGSVSEVGAVAIRTTAASHVERPAVPIGQVDARRAEARSTGVGEFDRVLGGGLVAGAVVLVAGEPGIGKSTLLLDVAAQVAQAGGTVLYVSGEESAAQVRVRAERIGAIADRLYLASETDLATLLGQVEAVQPDLLVVDSVQTISSGEIEGAAGNVSQVREVAASVIAAAKRRDMATLLVGHVTKDGSIAGPRVLEHLVDVVVQFEGERHSRLRLVRAVKNRYGPTDEVGCFDLSDVGIVGLADPSGLFLSSRDTEVAGTCVTVTLEGRRPLVAEVQALLDQTKATNPRRTTSGVDHNRTAMVLAVLSKHARLAVHECDAYLATVGGVRLTEPAADLAVAIALASSLAGTPVTSGTVAFGEVGLAGEVRACTGLQRRLIEAARLGFRRAIVPTGTTAQGQLPAGIQVLEVNQVGRAIGLALDLGPRTGDARDRV; this comes from the coding sequence ATGGCGAGCAAGACCCCCAAGGCGACCTACCGTTGCTCCGAGTGCGGATGGACGACGCCCAAGTGGGTCGGACGCTGCGGCGAGTGCCAGACCTGGGGGTCGGTGAGCGAGGTCGGGGCGGTCGCCATCCGCACCACCGCGGCCAGCCACGTCGAGCGCCCTGCCGTCCCCATCGGCCAGGTCGATGCCCGCCGGGCCGAGGCTCGGTCCACCGGGGTCGGCGAGTTCGACCGGGTGCTGGGGGGCGGTCTCGTGGCCGGAGCGGTCGTCCTCGTGGCGGGAGAGCCCGGCATCGGGAAGTCCACCCTGCTCCTCGACGTCGCGGCCCAGGTCGCCCAGGCCGGTGGGACGGTCCTCTACGTCAGCGGCGAGGAGTCCGCGGCGCAGGTGCGCGTGCGCGCGGAGCGGATCGGGGCGATCGCGGACCGGCTCTACCTCGCCTCGGAGACCGACCTGGCCACCCTGCTGGGACAGGTGGAAGCGGTGCAGCCCGACCTGCTCGTCGTCGACTCCGTGCAGACCATCAGCTCGGGCGAGATCGAGGGCGCCGCCGGGAACGTGTCCCAGGTTCGCGAGGTGGCAGCCAGCGTCATCGCCGCCGCCAAGCGCCGGGACATGGCGACCTTGCTCGTCGGGCACGTCACCAAGGACGGGTCCATCGCCGGGCCGCGGGTGCTGGAGCACCTCGTCGACGTGGTCGTCCAGTTCGAGGGCGAGCGGCACAGCAGGCTGCGTCTCGTGCGAGCGGTCAAGAACAGATATGGCCCCACCGACGAGGTCGGGTGCTTCGACCTGTCCGACGTCGGGATCGTGGGGCTGGCCGACCCCAGCGGACTGTTCCTGTCGAGCCGGGACACCGAGGTGGCCGGCACCTGCGTCACCGTGACGCTGGAGGGTCGCCGCCCGCTCGTGGCCGAGGTCCAGGCCCTCCTCGACCAGACCAAGGCCACCAACCCGCGGCGCACCACGAGCGGCGTGGACCACAACCGCACGGCCATGGTCCTCGCCGTGCTCAGCAAGCACGCCAGGCTCGCCGTGCACGAGTGCGACGCCTACCTCGCCACCGTCGGCGGGGTCCGCCTCACCGAGCCCGCCGCCGACCTGGCCGTCGCCATCGCGCTCGCGTCCTCCCTCGCCGGCACCCCCGTCACCTCGGGGACGGTGGCGTTCGGAGAGGTGGGGCTGGCGGGCGAGGTGCGGGCTTGCACCGGGCTCCAGCGGCGCCTCATCGAAGCGGCCCGACTCGGTTTCCGACGAGCGATCGTGCCGACCGGGACCACGGCGCAGGGGCAGCTGCCCGCCGGCATACAGGTCCTGGAGGTCAACCAGGTGGGGCGGGCGATCGGCCTCGCCCTGGATCTCGGACCGAGGACCGGGGACGCGCGTGACCGCGTCTGA
- a CDS encoding NUDIX hydrolase — translation MHFTEYDTRLAAYALIVDGDRVLLTWFNGQGGRQPCWTLPGGGVELDESCEQAVVRECQEETGHTVELGRPLTTTHRVWREVGARPYKAVRVVFEARITGGVLGVQEVGGTTDRAEWFALAEVSALEPRADSVDAALAAWRRHGSAPTGSAPTGSAPVS, via the coding sequence ATGCACTTCACCGAGTACGACACCCGTCTTGCCGCGTACGCCCTCATCGTCGACGGTGACCGGGTGCTGCTCACGTGGTTCAACGGCCAGGGCGGGCGCCAGCCGTGCTGGACCCTCCCTGGCGGCGGCGTCGAGCTGGACGAGTCCTGCGAGCAGGCGGTCGTCCGCGAGTGCCAGGAGGAGACCGGGCACACGGTCGAGCTGGGCCGCCCGCTCACGACGACCCATCGGGTATGGCGAGAAGTCGGCGCCCGCCCCTACAAGGCTGTGCGGGTGGTCTTCGAGGCCCGCATCACCGGCGGGGTCCTCGGCGTGCAGGAGGTCGGTGGGACGACGGACCGGGCCGAGTGGTTCGCCCTCGCCGAGGTGTCCGCCCTCGAGCCTCGCGCGGACAGCGTGGATGCCGCGCTCGCCGCCTGGCGCCGCCACGGGTCCGCCCCGACCGGGTCCGCCCCGACCGGGTCCGCTCCGGTGTCGTGA
- the disA gene encoding DNA integrity scanning diadenylate cyclase DisA produces MDRRPDDELMLSALAAVAPGTELRDGLERILRGRTGALIVLGNDKLVEQISTGGFPIDIEFAATRLRELAKMDGAIVLTRDASRIVRAATQLLPDASIETSESGTRHRTAERVAKQTGFPVVSVSQSMQIIALYVNGQRRVIEDSSAILSHANQALATLGRYKARLDEVTGTLSALEIEDLVTVRDVMAVLQRLEMVRRISDEIEGYVVELGTDGRLLSLQLEELMQGLGNDRELVMRDYLHEAVAAEEDRPVSVQTGLAGLAQLSTSELIDLQLVARTLGFASDADVLDQAVSPIGFRLLSKIPRLPGTIVDRLVDHFGSLQRLLAASLEDLMDVDGVGESRARAVREGLSRLAESSILERYV; encoded by the coding sequence GTGGACCGCCGCCCCGACGACGAGCTGATGCTCTCGGCCCTCGCAGCCGTCGCCCCCGGCACCGAGCTGCGCGACGGGCTGGAGCGCATCCTCCGCGGCCGCACCGGTGCCCTCATCGTCCTCGGCAACGACAAGCTGGTGGAGCAGATCTCCACCGGCGGCTTCCCCATCGACATCGAGTTCGCCGCGACCCGCCTGCGTGAGCTGGCCAAGATGGACGGCGCCATCGTCCTCACCCGCGATGCCTCCCGCATCGTCCGGGCCGCCACCCAGCTCCTCCCGGACGCGTCCATCGAGACCAGCGAGTCCGGCACCCGTCACCGCACGGCCGAGCGCGTGGCGAAGCAGACCGGCTTCCCCGTCGTCTCCGTGAGCCAGTCCATGCAGATCATCGCGCTCTACGTCAACGGTCAGCGTCGGGTCATCGAGGACTCCTCCGCCATCCTTTCCCACGCCAACCAGGCGCTGGCCACCCTCGGCCGCTACAAGGCGCGCCTGGACGAGGTCACCGGGACCCTCTCCGCCCTGGAGATCGAGGACCTGGTGACGGTGCGCGACGTCATGGCCGTGCTGCAGCGGCTCGAGATGGTGCGTCGCATCAGCGACGAGATCGAGGGCTACGTCGTCGAGTTGGGCACCGACGGGCGGCTGCTCAGCCTCCAGCTCGAGGAGCTGATGCAGGGCCTCGGCAACGACCGCGAGCTGGTGATGCGGGACTACCTGCACGAGGCGGTCGCGGCCGAGGAGGACCGCCCGGTCAGCGTCCAGACCGGCCTGGCCGGACTGGCGCAGCTGTCCACCAGCGAGCTCATCGACCTGCAGCTGGTCGCCCGCACTCTGGGCTTCGCCTCGGACGCCGACGTCCTCGACCAGGCGGTCAGCCCCATCGGGTTCCGGCTGCTGTCCAAGATCCCGCGGCTGCCGGGCACCATCGTCGACCGGCTCGTGGATCACTTCGGCTCGCTGCAGCGGCTCCTCGCCGCCAGCCTCGAGGACCTCATGGACGTCGACGGGGTCGGCGAGTCGCGGGCCCGAGCGGTCCGCGAGGGGCTGTCCCGGCTCGCCGAGTCCAGCATCCTCGAGCGCTACGTCTGA
- a CDS encoding ABC transporter ATP-binding protein produces the protein MSEATATSPDRAAAEPRGDLAIDVRGLVVRRGPREVLHGLDLQVPTGQVVGLLGPSGGGKSTLMRAVVGVQVIHGGEVLVLGRPAGSPALRREVGYTTQAPSIYDDLSVRANVTYFARLLGAPDVEAEVDRVLDLVDLTSHADDTAGALSGGQRGRASLACSLVGRPRLLVLDEPTVGLDPVLRRDLWELFHRLAAQGATLLVSSHVMDEAARCDRLVLIRDGRILADATCPELLAATGADDAEQAFLALIDRADAGGGVRDARSAPRVGTPRTDIRREQS, from the coding sequence ATGTCTGAGGCCACCGCGACCTCGCCGGACCGTGCCGCTGCCGAGCCCCGGGGCGACCTGGCCATCGACGTCCGGGGGCTGGTCGTGCGCCGCGGCCCCCGCGAGGTCCTCCACGGCCTCGACCTCCAGGTGCCCACGGGGCAGGTCGTCGGCCTCCTCGGCCCCTCCGGCGGGGGGAAGTCCACCCTGATGCGCGCCGTCGTCGGCGTGCAGGTCATCCACGGCGGGGAGGTCCTCGTCCTCGGCCGGCCGGCCGGCTCGCCCGCCCTGCGCCGCGAGGTGGGCTACACCACGCAGGCGCCCAGCATCTACGACGACCTGTCCGTCCGCGCCAACGTCACCTACTTCGCGCGCCTGCTCGGGGCACCGGACGTCGAGGCCGAGGTCGACCGGGTCCTGGACCTGGTCGACCTCACCAGCCACGCCGACGACACCGCCGGTGCCCTGTCCGGCGGCCAGCGCGGCCGGGCCTCCCTGGCCTGCTCGCTGGTCGGCCGCCCCCGGCTGCTCGTCCTCGACGAGCCGACCGTCGGGCTCGACCCGGTCCTGCGCCGCGACCTGTGGGAGCTCTTCCACCGGCTCGCCGCCCAGGGCGCCACGCTGCTCGTCTCCAGCCACGTCATGGATGAGGCCGCCCGCTGCGACCGGCTCGTCCTGATCCGCGACGGCCGGATCCTCGCCGACGCGACCTGTCCCGAGCTCCTCGCCGCCACCGGCGCCGACGACGCAGAGCAGGCCTTCCTCGCCCTCATCGACCGGGCCGACGCCGGGGGCGGGGTGCGCGACGCCCGGTCTGCCCCGCGGGTCGGCACCCCGCGCACCGACATACGGCGGGAGCAGTCATGA
- a CDS encoding DUF222 domain-containing protein: MGQHEVEAAQESLRSLAAALTSLRIGISAVTGVDLAAVAADAARISQLARGLLVTCTAEAEARGVRAASGAAGCAQWLLDLDAGLTTAEAYAVRRALDVTADPPVGELRAAVLAGEATPADAVMAARVHEELRGTTDPQVHAVIAAEVATLARQPDGRDQLRAYATTTRLRHATPVDEDRRRRHQEARRGLSAFVREADRLWSLRGLLSDADKAVLGAAVDALSAPDHVPGPHGDVLADERTPAQRRLDALVSLARKAASRARTGPLGATTRVSLVLPLGALRAPREGPDHADGDAPAAGSPDSDAGTSLALGHDGSGMLLSPTDARELSCAAEVTPVWVDERGTPVDVGRTTRLATARQRRLLEVRDGGCTFPGCGAPASWCQAHHHRFTHHHGIRGAVVDGRVTWHVRRTRWGWTAAEEPDPPPRPSASEPDAA, translated from the coding sequence ATGGGGCAGCACGAGGTCGAGGCGGCGCAGGAGTCGCTCCGCAGCCTCGCGGCTGCCCTCACCTCCCTGCGGATCGGCATCTCGGCCGTCACCGGAGTCGATCTTGCCGCGGTCGCGGCGGACGCGGCCCGGATCTCGCAGCTCGCCCGAGGCCTGCTGGTCACCTGCACGGCGGAGGCCGAGGCCCGCGGCGTGCGAGCCGCGTCCGGGGCGGCCGGCTGCGCGCAGTGGCTCCTGGACCTGGACGCCGGGCTGACCACCGCCGAGGCCTACGCCGTACGCCGAGCTCTGGACGTCACCGCCGATCCGCCGGTGGGCGAGCTGCGGGCCGCCGTGCTGGCGGGCGAGGCGACCCCGGCCGACGCCGTGATGGCTGCGCGAGTCCACGAAGAGCTGCGTGGCACGACCGATCCACAGGTCCACGCCGTCATCGCCGCCGAGGTGGCCACGCTGGCCCGGCAGCCCGACGGGCGGGACCAGCTGCGGGCCTACGCCACGACGACCCGTCTGCGCCATGCCACCCCGGTCGACGAGGATCGCCGACGCCGGCACCAGGAGGCCCGGCGCGGGCTGTCGGCCTTCGTGCGCGAGGCCGACAGGCTGTGGTCGCTGCGCGGGCTGCTGAGCGACGCCGACAAGGCAGTGCTCGGTGCCGCCGTCGACGCCCTCTCGGCACCGGACCACGTGCCGGGGCCCCACGGTGATGTCCTTGCCGACGAGCGGACGCCGGCGCAGCGCCGCCTCGACGCCCTGGTGTCGCTCGCCCGTAAGGCCGCGTCCCGGGCCCGGACCGGCCCCCTGGGCGCCACGACCAGGGTCAGTCTCGTCCTTCCCCTCGGCGCCCTGCGCGCACCGCGCGAGGGCCCGGACCACGCCGATGGCGATGCCCCGGCCGCCGGGTCACCCGACAGCGACGCAGGGACCAGCCTGGCGCTCGGTCACGACGGGAGCGGCATGCTGCTCTCCCCCACGGACGCGCGCGAGCTGAGCTGCGCGGCGGAGGTCACACCGGTGTGGGTCGACGAGCGTGGGACCCCCGTGGACGTGGGCCGAACGACCCGGCTCGCCACCGCACGCCAGCGCCGGCTCCTCGAGGTGCGCGACGGCGGATGCACCTTCCCCGGATGCGGGGCACCCGCCTCGTGGTGCCAGGCCCACCACCACCGGTTCACGCACCACCACGGGATCCGCGGCGCCGTCGTCGACGGACGGGTGACCTGGCACGTGCGCCGCACCAGGTGGGGCTGGACCGCGGCGGAGGAACCCGATCCCCCGCCAAGACCCTCGGCGTCGGAGCCGGACGCAGCCTGA
- a CDS encoding SGNH/GDSL hydrolase family protein codes for MAPRIVPRRIDVTQVRRALDKDKPTGPAARAVSTARAAAELLRAPGPRELLHRRVAAPAPTPAAPADCEAGLARPADGDGAEIRLVVVGESTALGIGCTRPEEIFAAQLAQQLADREHRPVAWRTVAAAGATVDYCTTHLLDRLARTPVDVVVVALGVNDLIRGARPAAFARDVEALATRIASLAPGAQVVLSGLPDPTRMPLLPRPLSSVLAIRAHALDKRLADAAHRHRLAHVPIRHLAIGPDDLASDGFHPGPTACRTWAAELLPAITPAG; via the coding sequence ATGGCTCCTCGCATCGTCCCTCGCCGCATCGATGTCACCCAGGTGCGACGCGCGCTCGACAAGGACAAGCCCACCGGGCCGGCCGCGAGAGCGGTCTCGACCGCCCGCGCCGCTGCCGAGCTGCTGCGGGCTCCGGGGCCCCGCGAGCTCCTTCATCGCCGGGTGGCGGCCCCTGCCCCCACGCCGGCCGCACCCGCGGACTGCGAGGCGGGGCTCGCCCGGCCGGCGGACGGTGACGGCGCCGAGATCCGTCTGGTCGTGGTCGGTGAGTCCACGGCCCTGGGGATCGGGTGCACCCGGCCGGAGGAGATCTTCGCGGCCCAGCTCGCCCAGCAGCTCGCCGACCGCGAGCATCGTCCCGTGGCCTGGCGGACCGTTGCCGCTGCCGGTGCCACCGTGGACTACTGCACCACCCACCTGCTCGATCGGCTGGCGAGGACGCCGGTGGACGTCGTGGTGGTGGCGCTCGGCGTCAACGACCTCATCCGCGGCGCGCGACCGGCGGCCTTCGCCCGGGACGTCGAGGCGCTGGCGACCCGCATCGCGAGCCTCGCGCCCGGCGCCCAGGTGGTGCTGAGCGGGCTGCCCGACCCGACCCGGATGCCGCTCCTTCCCCGCCCGCTGAGCTCCGTGCTTGCGATCCGGGCCCACGCCCTCGACAAGCGGCTGGCGGATGCCGCCCACCGACACCGTCTGGCACACGTGCCCATCCGTCACCTGGCCATCGGCCCGGACGACCTGGCGAGCGATGGCTTCCACCCCGGGCCGACCGCCTGCCGCACCTGGGCGGCGGAGCTGCTGCCCGCCATCACCCCTGCAGGGTGA
- a CDS encoding sugar phosphate isomerase/epimerase family protein, giving the protein MTSAPARPRVALSTSSVYPAKVADAFRIAAELGYDGVEVMVYTDPVSQDAAALDALVQRHGIPVVSIHAPTLLLTQRVMHAEPWPKIDLSIELARAVGCETVVVHPPFRWQRVYAREFVEGVAVREHETGITIAVENMYPWRAGQRLVQAYLPHWDPVEQPYDHVTLDLSHAATALEDSLEMAQALGDRLHHVHLTDGLGSALDEHLVPGRGSQPVKELLEHLTATGFTGDVVVEVSTRKGDARQRLVDLAESLDFARRHLGRQGA; this is encoded by the coding sequence GTGACCTCGGCTCCTGCTCGTCCTCGCGTCGCCCTGTCGACCTCCTCGGTCTATCCCGCCAAGGTGGCTGATGCCTTCCGGATCGCCGCGGAGCTGGGCTACGACGGCGTCGAGGTGATGGTCTACACCGACCCGGTGTCCCAGGACGCCGCCGCGCTCGACGCGCTGGTGCAGCGGCACGGCATCCCGGTGGTCTCGATCCACGCCCCGACGCTGCTGCTCACCCAGCGGGTGATGCACGCCGAGCCCTGGCCCAAGATCGACCTGTCCATCGAGCTGGCGCGGGCCGTGGGCTGCGAGACGGTGGTGGTGCATCCGCCCTTCCGCTGGCAGCGGGTCTACGCGCGGGAGTTCGTCGAGGGCGTGGCTGTGCGCGAGCACGAGACGGGCATCACCATCGCGGTGGAGAACATGTATCCCTGGCGCGCCGGCCAGCGCCTGGTGCAGGCCTATCTGCCGCACTGGGACCCGGTCGAGCAGCCCTACGACCACGTGACCCTGGACCTGTCGCACGCGGCGACGGCGCTGGAGGACTCCCTGGAGATGGCCCAGGCACTCGGTGACCGGCTGCATCACGTCCACCTCACCGACGGCCTGGGGTCGGCGCTGGACGAGCACCTGGTGCCGGGGCGGGGCTCGCAGCCGGTCAAGGAGCTGCTGGAGCACCTCACCGCCACCGGCTTCACGGGGGACGTGGTGGTCGAGGTGAGCACCCGCAAGGGGGACGCCAGGCAGCGGCTCGTGGACCTCGCGGAGTCCCTCGACTTCGCGCGTCGTCACCTGGGGCGGCAGGGCGCGTGA
- a CDS encoding ABC transporter permease, giving the protein MNPRLTAVTARRILAQIVSDRRTVALLLLVPCVLMGLLAWVFDGGPVLDLVGPALLGVFPFVVMFIVTSITTLRERSSGTMERLWTTPLGKGDLLAGYALAFGLFALLQALVATAFAVWVCGLDVQGSLGMLVLVAVVDAVLGSTFGLFVSAFATTEFQAVQFMPAFVLPQFLLCGLLTPRDRMPEVLHRVSDVLPLSHAVDAMQTISRRSDGAGDVWRDIAVMAAFVVAAIVLGAATLRRRTP; this is encoded by the coding sequence ATGAACCCCCGCCTCACCGCGGTCACCGCGCGTCGCATCCTGGCCCAGATCGTCTCCGACCGGCGCACGGTCGCCCTCCTGCTGCTCGTCCCCTGCGTGCTCATGGGGCTGCTGGCCTGGGTCTTCGACGGCGGACCCGTCCTCGACCTGGTGGGACCGGCCCTGCTCGGGGTCTTCCCCTTCGTCGTGATGTTCATCGTCACGAGCATCACGACCCTGCGCGAGCGGTCCTCCGGCACGATGGAGCGGCTGTGGACCACTCCCCTGGGCAAGGGCGACCTCCTCGCCGGATACGCCCTCGCCTTCGGGTTGTTCGCCCTCCTGCAGGCACTGGTCGCCACGGCCTTCGCGGTGTGGGTGTGCGGCCTGGACGTCCAGGGCTCCCTGGGCATGCTGGTGCTCGTCGCGGTCGTGGACGCGGTCCTCGGCAGCACCTTCGGGCTCTTCGTCTCGGCCTTCGCCACGACGGAGTTCCAGGCCGTGCAGTTCATGCCGGCGTTCGTGCTGCCCCAGTTCCTGCTCTGCGGGCTGCTGACGCCGCGCGACCGGATGCCGGAGGTCCTGCACCGGGTCAGCGACGTCCTGCCGCTGAGCCATGCCGTCGACGCCATGCAGACGATCAGCCGTCGGTCCGACGGCGCCGGCGACGTCTGGCGTGACATCGCCGTCATGGCGGCCTTCGTGGTCGCCGCGATCGTCCTGGGAGCAGCCACCCTGCGTCGGCGGACCCCCTGA
- a CDS encoding class I SAM-dependent methyltransferase — MTAIPSPNIWEDPDGYELENRGVDPEGAVEAAMLRVLGRDGGTPLADHDLLDIGCGTGYHLPRFASMGAKVVGVEPHPPLVTRARARVAEIRDAAVRDRIEVRAGGAQALPLPDRSVDVAHARWAYFFGAGCEPGLAELDRVMRPGSTAFVIDNDATRSTFGGWFTRAWPTYDPLAVERFWRRHGWSAERVDMRWAHATRADLEQVVRLEFAPEAADRILAGHDGTEVNYAVNLWHRSW, encoded by the coding sequence ATGACCGCGATCCCCTCCCCCAACATCTGGGAGGACCCGGACGGCTACGAGCTGGAGAACCGCGGCGTCGATCCCGAGGGCGCCGTCGAGGCAGCCATGCTGCGGGTGCTCGGGCGCGACGGCGGGACACCGTTGGCCGACCACGACCTGCTCGACATCGGCTGCGGAACTGGCTACCACCTGCCGCGGTTCGCGTCGATGGGGGCGAAAGTCGTCGGCGTGGAGCCGCATCCGCCGCTGGTGACGCGAGCTCGGGCACGGGTGGCGGAGATTCGCGACGCCGCGGTGCGCGACCGGATCGAGGTGCGCGCGGGGGGCGCCCAGGCCCTGCCGCTCCCCGACCGGTCCGTCGACGTGGCGCACGCCCGGTGGGCGTACTTCTTCGGGGCCGGGTGCGAGCCCGGGCTGGCCGAGCTGGATCGCGTCATGCGACCCGGGTCCACGGCCTTCGTCATCGACAACGACGCGACCCGGTCGACCTTCGGCGGGTGGTTCACCCGGGCCTGGCCGACGTACGACCCGCTGGCAGTCGAACGTTTCTGGCGACGCCACGGCTGGTCCGCGGAGCGGGTGGACATGCGCTGGGCGCACGCCACCCGGGCAGACCTGGAGCAGGTCGTGCGGCTGGAGTTCGCGCCCGAGGCAGCCGACCGGATCCTCGCCGGGCACGACGGCACCGAGGTCAACTATGCCGTGAACCTCTGGCACCGCAGCTGGTGA
- a CDS encoding TetR family transcriptional regulator — protein sequence MSPRGPRPAGEDARADIVEAARTEFAERGYDGTSLRAVARAAGVDPALVHHYFEGKPGLFAATMELPVNPRDVVDEILQAPHDRLGESLVRHFLAVWDSPEGRPRMAALLRAAATHDAAATVLREFVVAEVFGRIAEARPAGSPLRGPEETQRRAALVGSQMVGVAFLRYVIGLPGVADADPEQLVADLAPSIQRYLDR from the coding sequence GTGAGCCCGCGGGGACCTCGCCCGGCCGGGGAGGACGCGCGCGCCGACATCGTCGAGGCGGCGCGGACCGAGTTCGCCGAGCGGGGGTATGACGGCACGTCCCTGCGCGCCGTCGCGCGGGCTGCGGGCGTCGACCCTGCCCTGGTCCACCACTACTTCGAGGGCAAGCCGGGGCTGTTCGCGGCGACGATGGAGCTGCCGGTCAACCCGCGCGACGTGGTGGACGAGATCCTGCAGGCCCCGCACGACCGGCTGGGCGAGTCGCTGGTCCGGCACTTCCTGGCCGTGTGGGACTCGCCGGAGGGTCGCCCGCGGATGGCGGCGCTCCTGCGGGCGGCGGCGACCCACGACGCGGCGGCGACGGTGCTGCGGGAGTTCGTGGTGGCCGAGGTCTTCGGGCGGATCGCCGAGGCTCGCCCGGCGGGATCGCCCCTGCGGGGCCCGGAGGAGACGCAGCGCCGCGCGGCGCTGGTCGGGTCCCAGATGGTGGGGGTGGCGTTCCTGCGCTACGTCATCGGGCTGCCGGGAGTGGCCGACGCGGACCCGGAGCAGCTGGTCGCCGACCTCGCCCCCTCGATCCAGCGCTACCTGGACCGGTGA
- a CDS encoding Ppx/GppA family phosphatase, whose translation MRLGVIDIGSNTVHMLVVDAHWGGRPLPAISHKVELRISEHIDDAGHVDAPTVQALERFCAECLQMAEDEGVERLTGFVTSAIREAGNGDEVLEMVRRSTGAELQVLSGEDEARMTFLAVRRWFGWSSGRVTMIDIGGGSLEIATGLDEDPDVARSFELGAGRVTRNLLQGDPPLEAQVREARKHVRATIARGLRDIAKAGEPDLAVGTSKTMRSLARVLGAAPSSEGLQVRRHLEHDALAELVPRLARMTVAQRRELPGISAGRAQQLLGGALVAESAMHLLGIERLEICPWALREGVILNELDLMRME comes from the coding sequence ATGCGTCTCGGAGTGATCGACATCGGGTCGAATACCGTCCACATGCTCGTCGTCGACGCTCACTGGGGTGGCCGCCCGCTTCCCGCGATCAGCCACAAGGTCGAGCTGCGCATCTCCGAGCACATCGACGACGCGGGTCACGTGGACGCCCCGACGGTCCAGGCCTTGGAACGCTTCTGCGCGGAGTGCCTGCAGATGGCCGAGGACGAGGGTGTGGAGCGGCTCACGGGCTTCGTGACCAGCGCGATCCGCGAGGCGGGCAACGGTGACGAGGTGTTGGAGATGGTCCGCCGGAGCACCGGCGCCGAGCTGCAGGTCCTGTCCGGCGAGGACGAGGCGCGGATGACCTTCCTGGCGGTCCGCCGGTGGTTCGGCTGGTCCAGCGGGCGGGTGACGATGATCGACATCGGGGGTGGCTCGCTGGAGATCGCCACCGGTCTGGACGAGGACCCGGACGTGGCGCGGTCCTTCGAGCTCGGGGCCGGTCGGGTCACGCGCAACCTCCTGCAGGGCGATCCGCCGCTGGAGGCGCAGGTCCGCGAGGCCCGCAAGCACGTGCGTGCCACCATCGCCCGCGGGCTGCGGGACATCGCCAAGGCCGGCGAGCCGGACCTGGCCGTGGGGACCTCCAAGACGATGCGTTCGCTGGCCCGGGTCCTCGGTGCGGCGCCCTCCAGCGAGGGGCTCCAGGTGCGCCGGCACCTGGAGCACGACGCGCTCGCCGAGCTCGTCCCGCGTCTGGCGCGGATGACCGTCGCGCAGCGCCGGGAGCTTCCCGGCATCTCCGCCGGCCGGGCCCAGCAGCTGCTCGGCGGTGCCCTGGTGGCCGAGTCGGCGATGCACCTGCTCGGGATCGAGCGGCTGGAGATCTGCCCGTGGGCGCTGCGCGAGGGCGTGATCCTCAACGAGCTGGACCTGATGCGGATGGAGTGA